The stretch of DNA CGGCTCGCAAATGGTCAGCAAGTTGGCCAGCAAGTTGTCGCCCCATCGCCGCTCGCAGATTTTGCTGGAGGTACGCGAGACCAATCTCGACGCCCAGCTTTTCTTCCGCAAGGAAGGATTTCGTGCGATCTCGGTTCTGCGTGATTTCTACGAAGACACGACCGAAGACGCCTACCTGATGCAGTATCGGTTCCAGCAGCCGGTCGAGACCGAAGCCGCCTCGCCGATCGCGCGACTGGCCGGTTAGAGCGTTTTTCTGATAGCAGTAGCGTTTCTGGCGTTAGTGAGGCAAGCTGGTCAACGCCGACCAGCGCGGCCGCAACCAGCCAGAACGATACAGATGGAGGAACACCGCTCTAGTCGCCGCATCCAGCTCCAATTCACCGATGAAGAGACGCATCGCCCCGGTGCGTCTCTTCTCTTTTCTTGATGATCGACCTTTGGTGGGAGAGCGGCGCTGGTTGTATGCGATTTGCCGCCCGTGGCGATTGCGCCGGTCATTGTGGGCGAAAACCCCCAATTCGCTTGGCGGCATCCCTTAGTCGTGGCGAATCTGAGCGTAGGCTAGTAGTAGGAACTGCCTGTACTTGTCTGGTCGCCGACCCATGCTCCGCGTTGTCGAAATCAATGAAATCGAGGCAGTAGCGACAATCCGCGCCAATTGGCGGAAATTGTGGCTAGAGACCCCGTACGCAAACTTCTTTCAGACGCTCGATTGGCTGCGCATCTACTGGCGGCATTTTGGCCGCGACCAGAAGTTGCGCGTCCTCATCGTGCTCGAGTCAGAGCAGGTTATCGGCATCGTGCCGCTGACGGTCGTCAGTGAGTCGACCCGACTAGGAGCCGTCCGAGTTTTGACCTATCCGCTGTCGGAATGGGGAAGCTACTACGGCCCACTGGGCGTCGATCGTCAGAAGGTGCTGACCGCCGCTTGTCGCCATATCCGCGAAACGCCGCGCGACTGGGATCTCTTCGACCTCCGCTGGATCTCGGTTGATGACCTGGAAGAGGACCAATCGTTCAGCGCCATGTCGGGCGGCGGGCTTGTTCCGCATCGCGGCGTCTGGAATGAAACGTCGCTGGTCGATCTCCCCGCCACTTGGGACAAGTATCTCGCGACCCGCAGCCCAAAGTTCCGCAGCGAAATCCGTCGCAAGAACCGTCGCCTAAGCCGCCAGGGAAGGGTGGAGATGACGCGATATCGACCCGCCGGAACCGC from Blastopirellula retiformator encodes:
- a CDS encoding GNAT family N-acetyltransferase, with the protein product MLRVVEINEIEAVATIRANWRKLWLETPYANFFQTLDWLRIYWRHFGRDQKLRVLIVLESEQVIGIVPLTVVSESTRLGAVRVLTYPLSEWGSYYGPLGVDRQKVLTAACRHIRETPRDWDLFDLRWISVDDLEEDQSFSAMSGGGLVPHRGVWNETSLVDLPATWDKYLATRSPKFRSEIRRKNRRLSRQGRVEMTRYRPAGTAAGDGDPRWDLFGQAYHIALSSWQGSALTGNTLSHPDVSGFFRETHKAAAELGMLDLCLIYFDGRPAAFLYNYHRSGDVYGLRRGSMPETHELGIGSVVTAMTIEDSCERGDRLIDLGAGSLHAKRRWMTRLAPIGHVTHYPSFEPKSQMLRLTHWWKNGRPIRKANLTRAQQTVDS